From Antricoccus suffuscus, one genomic window encodes:
- a CDS encoding ABC transporter permease — MTSTTIERQVPTLGGFSTTFVRLEMRRMFRNRRTMIFTFILPPAMFLLFGTDSTYKNTQAGNGNVTAYIMISMAVYGAMIAATSGGAMVSVERAVGWSRQLRLTPLNPVSYIAIKVVVAMSMGLAAVVITCAVGMGFGADLPVADLIGCAILAWLGSLVFAAFGLFMGYLLPSENVMQVLGPVLAVLSFAGGLFVPLDQMGSVFASIAQYTPVYGVGIIARYPLTHDGSLVIAIVNVLVWTALFVAGAAWRFRKDTARV; from the coding sequence ATGACCAGCACCACGATTGAGCGCCAGGTCCCGACACTCGGCGGATTCTCTACAACGTTCGTTCGCCTAGAGATGCGACGGATGTTCCGCAATCGCCGCACAATGATCTTCACCTTCATCTTGCCGCCGGCGATGTTCCTGCTGTTCGGCACCGACTCGACGTATAAAAACACGCAAGCGGGCAACGGCAACGTCACCGCGTACATCATGATCTCGATGGCCGTGTACGGCGCGATGATCGCCGCGACCAGCGGCGGCGCCATGGTCTCCGTCGAACGAGCCGTGGGATGGAGCCGTCAACTGCGGCTGACACCGCTCAACCCCGTGTCCTATATCGCGATCAAGGTCGTCGTCGCAATGTCGATGGGCCTCGCGGCGGTCGTTATCACTTGCGCAGTCGGCATGGGCTTTGGCGCCGACTTGCCGGTAGCCGACCTGATCGGGTGCGCAATCCTCGCCTGGCTGGGGTCCTTGGTGTTCGCCGCATTCGGTCTGTTCATGGGATACCTGCTCCCGAGCGAGAATGTCATGCAGGTCCTCGGACCGGTGCTCGCGGTCCTGTCGTTCGCCGGCGGTCTGTTCGTCCCGCTCGACCAGATGGGTTCAGTTTTCGCGAGCATCGCTCAGTACACCCCTGTGTACGGCGTCGGCATCATCGCCCGCTATCCACTGACCCACGATGGGTCGTTGGTCATCGCGATTGTCAACGTCTTGGTGTGGACCGCACTGTTCGTAGCCGGCGCCGCATGGCGGTTCCGGAAGGACACCGCTCGGGTGTAG
- a CDS encoding sensor histidine kinase, which yields MTSAASITRSGSPPTIVRVVAAGVWLLFLSGPSLELVHHAEGWRKYLGLGALALFICLYLWTFARFAGTRSSYPENPKTVVPQWLCIAGLLALVAALAPGARDESLTALVFVAAIVVAVLPIRQGLTAVAALFILTELLGRLVTGWSENGDGLAIILAAAATWAFRMALMRRQQLVLAERELGELALEEERSRIARDLHDILGHSLTVIAVKTELAGRLLDVDTERTRAELQDLERLTRDALADVRATALGVRGIALPGEIASARSALEAAGIDPALPTVADEIPSRWRELFAWTIRESVTNVIRHSHAKHCTITMCDRRLSITDDGDGPAYAATDGRGLSGLRQRAALVGATITTGSGPGGKGFNVSVEVPS from the coding sequence GTGACGTCTGCAGCCTCCATCACCCGGAGCGGCTCCCCACCGACAATCGTCAGGGTAGTCGCTGCCGGGGTTTGGCTGCTATTTCTGAGCGGCCCCTCTCTCGAGCTCGTTCATCACGCCGAAGGATGGCGCAAGTACCTTGGCCTGGGGGCGCTTGCGCTGTTCATCTGTCTGTATCTGTGGACCTTCGCGCGGTTCGCGGGCACGCGCAGTTCGTATCCGGAGAACCCGAAAACCGTTGTTCCCCAATGGTTATGCATTGCCGGGCTCCTGGCCTTGGTCGCAGCACTCGCACCGGGCGCAAGGGACGAGTCGCTCACGGCGCTCGTCTTCGTTGCCGCGATAGTAGTCGCGGTGCTCCCGATCCGACAGGGACTGACCGCGGTCGCCGCGCTCTTCATACTGACCGAACTCCTCGGTCGATTAGTGACAGGTTGGTCCGAGAATGGCGACGGCCTGGCGATCATCCTGGCTGCCGCCGCGACGTGGGCGTTCAGGATGGCACTCATGCGCCGCCAGCAGCTCGTCCTGGCCGAACGCGAGCTCGGTGAGCTGGCCCTCGAAGAGGAACGATCCCGAATCGCCCGCGATCTACATGACATCCTCGGTCACTCGCTGACGGTGATTGCGGTCAAGACCGAGCTGGCCGGCCGGTTGCTCGACGTCGACACCGAACGCACCCGCGCCGAACTCCAGGATCTTGAGCGGCTCACTCGCGACGCCCTCGCCGATGTACGAGCAACGGCGTTGGGGGTACGTGGCATCGCGCTGCCGGGCGAGATCGCGTCCGCTCGAAGTGCACTTGAGGCGGCCGGCATCGACCCGGCGCTGCCCACCGTTGCAGACGAGATACCCAGCCGCTGGCGTGAGCTGTTTGCTTGGACCATAAGGGAATCGGTGACCAACGTGATCCGCCACAGTCACGCAAAACACTGCACGATCACGATGTGTGACAGACGGCTGAGCATCACCGACGACGGAGATGGTCCGGCGTACGCCGCGACAGACGGGCGCGGGCTCAGCGGCCTACGCCAACGCGCGGCATTGGTCGGCGCGACGATCACTACTGGTTCTGGCCCCGGCGGTAAGGGCTTTAATGTCAGCGTGGAGGTTCCGTCGTGA